The Methanospirillum lacunae region TTCTGAAGAATTGCTGCTTCATCAGGATCCATATTTGTGATCTTGTGTGTGAGGAGGTAATTCATATTGGTAATTACCTGGAGAGGATTTCTCATATCATGTCCGATCATGGTAGAGAGTTCACCTATCACCGCAAACCTCTGAGCTTCTTTAAGCTGCTTGGTCCTTTCTTCAACTAGTTCTTCAAGATGCTTTGAGTAGAGCTCAAGGCGATTTCGTGTCCGGTATAACTCCACTGCTTGTCTGATCTTCTGAGAAAGATCAACATAGATCTCATCAGGAGGATGATCCAGATTTGCAGTATGATCAGACTTCAAGGACTCACTATCCGGGACAGTGAAGAGAATGAAGGGAATTTTTATACCCTCACCCTGAAGTGCCCGGTGAAGATCAATCCCATTCATATCAGGCATGTCATAATCAGAAACAACCGCGTCAAATCCGTTCTCCTTGGAAAGGGTAAGAGCCTCCTGACCTGTTCCGGTGGTTATTATAGATAGAGGACTTGTTTTTTCCAGGTTGTTCTTTGATATCTGTGCAAGTTCCGGGTCCGTATCAATAAGAAGAACCTTTAGAGTATCTGCAGGTCCTACCACCGACTGGTCCCCGAAGTCTGAAGGGAGGAACGTTGATGGGAGAGAATTATTATTAAATGGATTGGAAGGCATTACACTCGTGATAATGGATATTACGGCGGGGCTCCCTAAAAATGTAAGTATTGGTTGTGGGAGTTGTGGT contains the following coding sequences:
- a CDS encoding ATP-binding response regulator, with the protein product MPSNPFNNNSLPSTFLPSDFGDQSVVGPADTLKVLLIDTDPELAQISKNNLEKTSPLSIITTGTGQEALTLSKENGFDAVVSDYDMPDMNGIDLHRALQGEGIKIPFILFTVPDSESLKSDHTANLDHPPDEIYVDLSQKIRQAVELYRTRNRLELYSKHLEELVEERTKQLKEAQRFAVIGELSTMIGHDMRNPLQVITNMNYLLTHKITNMDPDEAAILQKHGIPDLFSRIGSETQYLNKIVSDLQNYAREVNPTLVLTDPGLFLDELLGSITLPEDISVQRQYQPGIKISVDTTLFRRVMENLIINAIQAMEHGGTLTLKTSKSSERISITISDTGIGIQPSVKDRIFEPLFTTKSKGTGFGLPVCKRLVEAHGGTISVKETSPAGTTFEVLLPDDHTSLPN